TAATGATAAGGAAGACGTTTGACAACCACACAAGACATATCTGAATTTGTCAACATATGGCTAACAAATGAGAAACGTTAGTAATACAAAAGTGGACGTTTAACAATGCATTTGCGGATACTTATCCTCTACTTCATGTTCGCAAGCTTAAATTTAAATACAACTATACGTACACATACATATATgaaaaaaattacatttttcataaaattgttttTATCGATAAAAGCGAAACAAGTCTAAACTAATCTACACTTATGATTTCGTATCAGCATTACAAAAAACTCGAAATTCATCCAGTAATGTAAATATTATGCCTGTATTTTATGacattataatgtaattattgTATCTACCGTTTCTATTTTCAGCTAACTTGAATGCGGTAGCGCCGTTGATCTCAAACTTCTATTTGGCATCGTATGCCTTAATCAATTTCTGCACCTTTCACGCAGCACTAGTCCGACCGATTGGATGGCGCCCTACCTTTAGGGTAAGAAAAATGTTACAAACACTTATGATTATTGAGATCATAAAGAGGCTTTTGCGTGaaattatttcatatattattaaattttctgAAATAAAACTTCACTATCCACCTATCCATCTCTTATTCAAAATTTTTTCgaaatgtttaatttattatataattttctgtaataatttatatctaatatatatatactataagtatattatataaatatctatTAATTAATCAATTTATTAATGAACTAAATGTGAtgtaattttaaacaaaagttTCACATAAACTTATGTCCGAAAATACTTTATTGGAAAGGTATGAGTTTTTAACGATATTGATGATTTATTGTAGCAATTATATGAAATGTTCAAAAATTCCTCCCACTGCAAGAATGCAGGCTTTCATTCAACGAATTAGTGATCGTCGAACTCCTTCAAATGTTCCATTTGTAATGGAAATAATAGTGAGTGCATTTTGAGTACATCCCCAAAATTTATCTACTGTTTctatcgtatttttataaacCAACGCTTATAGAAATTTCGATAAAGCATTTTCGGGCACAAATTTATACGAACATTTTCCATGTATTTTATCTTGGTAACACATAgtataaatttttaaatgacgAAATGACCTGAATTTTTTTGAGATGACGGTCCGTCTAATTTATTTGAGAATGAATGATTACAGCTTTTTTATCCGAACCTGGaacgaaagtttaaaaaatgcgttttgtagatctcgatagcttatatgcatactgaaaattttatcgaaatcgattaactcAATGTCAAACTACAAACATTCAAAGATGTAAAAATTTCGAAAAGAATTGTCAATATGCATATAAGTTGCCGACACCTGCAAAACACACTTTTTAAGTTGTCGTTCCAGGCTCAGATAGGAAAGTTAAAAAACGCGAGTTTCTTTGTTTCATTCCTAGCAGCagcaatttttaagaaaaattttgtaatcaTTGTCTAGTAACATTGTCtttaacatctcaaaaaaaCACAAATCactttgtcaaggttatatatcaaattaTATACCAAATCAAATTCTTACATATCAAGAACACATAAAAATCTGGATCCTATTACCAAGCGGTGAACATAACTAAGGCAATTTGATTCACGTTACAGTATTACAACACCTGGCTGTCCTTGTTCGGCTTTATCACTTGCGTTTCCATAATGTTCTTAATCGACTGGGTGACATCGCTCGTTACCTTCGTGATTATCTTCGCCCTGTATTTAATAGTCGTTTACCGGAAACCAGACGTGAATTGGGGCAGCAGCACGCAAGCGCAGACATACAAAACTGCTCTCACCATCGTATATCGGTAAGAATGTTGCACATTCTCGTTTTTCATACAACAACAAAGTACCTCATGTTAATTTCATATATTTACGCTGAATTTCTTAACCATCGCTCGAGCAAACCGGGTCATTTTTTACCCATGTTTTAGTGGTAACGTTACGATTCAGTGTACCGGTTACACTTGGTGATACTAATATGGGTCAAACGTGACCCGGGACTTCGAATTGGCGATaggaaaattaataatatacagGCTGTTCATTTTATCTTGCTCATTGAAACACCTTCGTTATTTTTACTGATATAAGAAAATGTGTGAAAACAACTTTGTTTAGTTCAAAACTAAGAATATTATGATTTATGTTCTTTTTCTCTCAAGGTCGTGTTTTTTTCAGGTATTAAAGGTTATCGCTGGTTTTTGCACATTGACCACTGTTTTTAATAACGTAGCACTGTGATGCACATCAAAACAAATTCAACGACCTCTGACACTATGACctttaaattgaaaaaaattttttaatgaccttgacataacctttaaaTAATAGGGGTCATTTTTTGGctaataaataagaaaaatgtttgaaaatatctgaatcgtttaataaattttacgtttaataacaaataaaagtaataataacaaattcaaCGTCTGACGAGCGGACAAGAAATAACTGATATTTTTGTCACAATTGGTAGGCAATGTTAATGTTTAGAAAACAGTGATGACCAACAATACttggaaaaaaatgaaaaaaattttattcggataaattgctATCTACGtaaattattattcgattaaatatttgttcgatagcgttgaataaaattttattctgaTACATTTTTCATCCAGATAATTTTCaactaaataaatttttattcgattgaatatttattcgacagtgtcgaataaaatgttattctttaGGCTTCATCTTTTATCCGgcatccgaataaaatgttgCCCCACTCCGCTGTATAGATACGATTGATTCGAAATTTTTCAGATTGAACTCCATCGACGAGCACGTGAAGAATTACGCACCTCAAATTTTGGCGCTATCTGGTCCACCTGGCGCCAGGCCAGCGTTACTGCATCTGGCCAATCTCATTACGAAAAACCATTCCCTGTTGATTTGTGGAGAAGTATATCCGGTATGTAACGTAACTAAACATGATTTTTTTCTCGCGTGGCCTTCAATCCTGCCGAATCCgcgtaacgtttctatatttatACAGAGCATTCTGAAGGCTCTGTTGAAAAATTTGCAGGCGTATTTCACGTCAcagaattaaaaaaagaaaaatcccaGCGAACACTATTTTATGCTTCCGCACCATTCAGGTGTCATGATTCAAATATGGTTCGCGGCAATCGTAACGCTAAAACTATTTGTTGTCAATCATAAAATGCCAGTGTCTTTCTTCAGCACTGAATCTATCAAACACCAAACGTGATTGACGTACATTGCTTTATAATAGGAATAAGAAGACTGCATTTATATTTAGACTTGacaccatttttattataattagactgcggatctttgggcaaaataaaaatagtttgcAACAGTTGCAACACGTAGGGACAAGCACAAGTTTTCTTCCgtctttaacaattttaataagtcCAAATATTAATTGATGTACTAACTTCAACGTTTTAAGTTATACtcattttgccataaatgcatcaaaaccgcagtctaattatactGTATGCTCGAAGTAAGAAATTCATTCAATTACTTCCTACGAAACAGTCcctataatttcaacaattttaaaattcGAAATGCGGGTATTTATTTACTCTAGCCTAAAGCTTAGGACACATAACTTAATCGAGAGTATCTTATAATTTCAGAGATATTTAAAATTTGGTTGTTGATTCTACAGTTCCTGACGAGTTACAAAAATATTACATAAAAATTATGAagtgaatattattaataacaacgTTGcactaaatatttttaaaaattgatatgaaaatatcaaatcaatttgaCCCATgcatatttattacaaaattgattataaattatttttttgatCTGCATAGATTAttaaaatttgataaaattagCATATATACATTGTTAGCCAATAATAGCATtgcattaaatatttttaaaaattgatgtGAAGATATCAGATCAATTTGACTCATacgtttttattaaaaaatggaTTATAAATTACATTGTTTGTGTCTACAAAGACTATTAAAATTTACTATACATTTGTGGATATGAAAAAGTTTCAGTTCATTCTGTGTAAGACAGAGCCAATTCACATAAAAGGattaatcataaattaaaagtgTTGTTTTCGAATTAGAGAGATCCCCATTATTGCTCGTTTATTGAACTTATTAACATATTTCTAGACGAATCTCGCGTACCGACTGCGTTCGGTTCGAATGAGAAATGGCTATGCATGGTTGCACCGACACCGCATAAAGTCGTTTTATCACATGGTGGAGGAATTAAGTTTCGAACGAGGTGCTTCGGCTTTGATGCAAGTAACAGGCGTTGGAAAATTAGCGCCAAACGTTGTTTTAATGGGCTATAAAACGCATTGGGCAACTTGCAACCACAAAGAGCTTCAGGAATACTTCAACGTTCTTCAGTAAGAACACAAAAATTCTTACTCGAATTATATTTCTCGAATTTTTTATATGAAAACTTCCTTCCATAAAACACTAATACAGCGACAATAATTCtcaaaaatcttttgtttctaatTGATCGCTTACTAAGGAACATTAGTATCATTCTTCACCTTTTGTCCTTTAACCCTTTACGCTCCAAAATATTTTGCTTCCAAAGACGAAAGATAAGcaaagattatttattatttgtctttctctaaattccaaataaaagaTAACATTTCATTCTGAAATAagaattgataaataaattatttgtggaattatttaaaggattttttaattatataaaagaattaattacgattttcaaataaaatttgaccAAATCTGACTACGTATTCCAATAATAGTTTGTCTCGCACAGTTTTGGAAATATCTTGTTAGTTAAAAACGATTTATTAATCAATTCAGCCAACATGAAACAAAAGTCAATTGGAAATGATCGAtatgaaatagaaaattaattgctAATGAGTTATAATTTCGCGTGCATCATAACAATGAGATTATATTCTTTCTGCAGCAACGCATTCGACCAAAAATTAGCCGTTGCTATGCTCCGGATAGCCGAAGGCTTGGATTGTTCCGAAGTGGTCACTGCAAATGGCGACGAAGAACATGGTGCTCTGGCACAAAGTAGCTATGACTTGACCGGAAGTACTCTAATGCACGTGGACAGCAACTTATCCATGTCCACTGAAATCCCGAGAGTTCAAAGTGTGCCTACAATgggtaattataattaaaattattttgtatttctTATCTTAGTATTCAGGGTGTCACAAAATTATAcacatacagtgctgtgaagtaacttttacatttttagtaatatttaaattaaaactatacaaaatatcatatttgtatatttctgtttTCTGATATTTCTAATATTAACGAAACaccgtatttgtatatttctatattagaaataatagaaaatagaaaatatatttttatattcctattttctattattactaatattaataaaatatcatatttgtgtatttctattttctattatttctaatattaacagaatatcatatttgtatatctctatattaaaaataacagaagatagtaatatataaatatagtattctGTTAAGTTTTCAATTTAGATATcaataacaatgtaaaagttactttgagtctataattatgcacactaCTGTAATAACGGGGCATAATCTCTAAGTCTAGTCCAAagttatttatgttattaattaTCAAATTTGCTTCCTGAAATTCTATATCTAAAAATTGAGAAatgtattaattaattacatgAATAATGTTATACTTTATTCACATATAGTAGCATATGTTATACTTTATTCAACGAAGACACAAATATTGTAATTTCTTGGTTTCTGCTTAGAATCTTTTACGTTTTAAACGAACGGTGAACACAATCAAATAAAAGTTCTGTAAAGTACGAATCACTTTTCAGGAACTCAGTTCGTGCCGGTCGATGGACCACAAATGATTCGAGATTCACCGACACATGGTAGTGCACGGGACCACCTTAAGCACAAGAGGAAACATGCAATCGACAAGTTAATGTAAGAGAACTAATActgatatatttatacattcgcTGATTGCAATTGCAAATGTAAAATCAAACGGTATAAAACATTCATTCGTATTTCGCGAAGAAACACGTGTAAATATCACGATGTGTTACATAATCTCATCAAATTACTAAAAGATctttatgtgaaataaaaaaGATTTCGTACGAAGTAATTACTTAAAAAGCAAAACTAAATTAATCAACAAAATGTCACCGTGTATTGTATCCAAGTGTTACAACGTGGAAGAAAAAACGAGGCACCTTGCGAATACCTAAATTTAAACCTCAAAGAAAGACAATTTACGAGAGCAGCTGGAATTCATGAAAATGTAAGAAACGTCCAACGAATTATAAAAAGAATAGAGCCTTACAAACgataacgattttttaaaaagcCGCGTGACAAAGAAAAATATGCTAAAATGTTGTCAAGCAAAAAGACTAATACAAATGGCACAAGAAGATAATATTTGCAATTGAAAGAATGCCTCATTTTCAATGACTTCAATAGATTTTAACACGGGAACTTCTAAAAGAAACAAACGGCCCATTTTAGAATTCTAGTTTTACGATTATATTGAAGACAGCAAATTGATTCAGTATATTGACTCATTTATAATGAATGAATAGCAGTCATTTAAAATCTTAGTACATGCATTCttataaaaaatttatataataaagtcTAATCAAAAGAAAAATCTTGATCACTTTGATCGTTTGGTATTTCGGTTGTAATATATTTGATCTAATATGAAAATCGGATTATTCGAAGagaaattaaatgaatattttattaatcaaaataTTTTTGCAAACTTTTTGCTATTATGAtttcaataaaaaagaaatacctCTTTCAAAAAAGTCGCACATTTCATATCACGCAACCCAATAATATTGCTTTCGCGATTTGAGGaaataattaagaaattatagtaCTTTATGCCATACAAGGGTGAAAATATCATATCATAGTTGTACAGCCAGCtttattgttttttattttgtatttctttATCATTTCATTTAATGAGAAACACAATCAATATCCATAAAATATCCTGTTTTCTTCTCTTTAATGTTTAAAATGCAACAGGTGTGTATAAATTTTTGTGACTAACTATAGGCACATATATATTTACTgaagaattttaattattttttggtaattttacaaaattatgtAACTGTATCATGATGTTCACTAGTACTGTAACATGATGTATCTAGTATTTACATGTTTTATAGTAATACAATGACAGAATATATCTACAATTCAGGAGCAATTGTCTTCTGTGAAGTTAAAATCGTACTGTCTTTTACATAATTGTTTCTCTaccaatataattataaatatttccaacgaTATACAATGAAGAATAGAGTTATAAATTCGTTTCCACAatcttttaatataattaaaaaacaaaaattttatttaagtaatcattataatatattttatatctttcaAATATTTAGAGAAAAGCGACACGCAATGGTAACTGTACCTGAACACTTGGCAATCTTCCAAAAGAAACACAAGAATGGAACAATCGATGTATGGTGGTTATATGACGATGGAGGTAATTcatgaacattttatttacatGAATCTGCAAACGATAGGAATGTTTATTACTTACAGTTAGCAACGCGAATTTAAAATATGAAAATGCTAGTAGTTTTCGTTGATTTATACTCTTACCAACAGTCtcctaaacgacttgaattgttGTTTAAATGATAGAGCGGCCATAAcaaaaatgctttttttaaattttgctattgcttagaatgataaaagaaaagaaaagttttttatctgaacctataacgaaaatttttaaaatgtgttttgtagatctcagtAAGCTAtatgcatgttaaaaatttctcCGAGATCGGTTGACCTTTGTATGAGCTGttaacaattaaagatcgcaaaaatcgctttgcgttaaccgatttcaattaaattttcaGCATACATATAACTTACCAGGATCTACAAAatacattttctaaattttcattataggctcagagaaaaaattaaaaacgggagtcttttattttgttttgtcaCGCAGACGCcattttgaaattattttaaaaacgtTGACTTCGCGAAAAATTAATGTACGTATATAACAATTTACTTGGGAGGATTTGTACTGTGTCAAAAATTGTACAATAGTGATTCTTTTCCATTTAAAATGACAAAAATTTGTCGAAGCGGGTATAAAAATATTAGCTGAAAAGTAAGAAGAACAAATCAAAGAAAACGATTATATCTAATACTGTTGTGAATAGCGTAGCAGTTCAACAATCGAAATCAATTTATTATTCTTAAAGTTGCAACGTATATGTGTTTTGTTCATACCACTTTCGTTCCTCTTCTGCGTCGAAATATTACATTTTGACATTCCTACCGTTTGCAATTCAGTTATGGAAGAATATAGGCTCATTTGTAAGTGGCAGAAGTTCTTATTCAACAGGTCTCACGATTCTGTTGCCGTATATTATCAGCACACGTTCAAATTGGGAACATTGTAAAATGAGAATTTTCGCACTAGCGAACCACAAACAAGACATTGGCGCGCAAGAGAAAGAGTAAGTTTACATATTATACCTTCATTATCACTCCTATTTATATACTGGGTGAACGAGGTAACTTCGCcactttaaataattttactCGTTTCTgataatatgaaaaaatatcaAAAGAAAACACTGTGTGCTTTAAAGGGGAAAATGTTATCATTATACTGCggataattatgtaaaattaaaattttcttcgTGAATTGCAACAGTAGCTACATAGAAATTGTTTTCTttcttcaacaattttagtaagttgaaaataatatagagATATTTTGAAATTCTCTTAATCTGtctactgttttaaatttgaccactcatttttgacataaatgcataaaatctgcagtttaattATGACAAATAGAAAACATTTCTCAAGTTTCTCATACTTTTCGTCATTTTAATCTCatcgatgtttttttttttaattggaaCAGTATGATGAAAACCTATCTAATGACTTATAATACCGTGACCTTCGCGTGACCTTGTATACAACAAATTTAGACCTCGATGATCTCAAAATCGCAAAAAATATAACCATGACAAAAATTTTTTGCTTCTCGTATCATTTGTTGCTTCAAACTAGAAAATACTTTGACATTTTGACAAAAAcaagtaaaatattgtataataaatcgCAGGATTTAATTGCATAATTATACAGAAAAACAATAAACTGTTTATAATCTGTTATAAATCCCAGTAACAAAGTTTTCCATTATTGTTTAAATTACCATTTATTCTTACGTTCTTAGAATGGCAGAAATTATGGCAAAATTCAGGATAAGGTATACGAGCCTCAAAATGGTGGACGATATCAGTGTACAACCGAAGCAAGAAACACAGGATTTCTTCGACAAACTCATATCTGATTTCCGAAAGAATGATCCTGCAGACACAGGTAAtccagaaatatatttttattttcagtgCAATTTTATTTTAGCTTTCTGAATCGTATTTACTAACAACTTTGATCATCGACTTCGATTAAAATATTACACTtctaatattataattagactgcaatAAAATCTGTATCTATAAATCatttaaaacattaatttgTCATTAAGTTGTCATTGATATCTCCTCTACAACAGCACATACAAAAAGCTATAATGTTTTTATCACACAATGTTCCTCCCTGTATCAAATACCTTTAACATTACCAAAACTCAAAGTGACTGGCCCCTGAtctttattttacaattcttAATATTAAAATACATTATCATAGAAATCgtacaaaatttaaataataatttattgttataaaacaatatgtaCATTAATTGCATTTAcggctcgatagttctacgtagtgttaataatatttgtaaacacCCTGTTCAGAGGAAGAATGTGTTATGAAAAAATATGTTTCTTCCTAATAAATAATCACATTTCATCATAACagtaaattgaattgaatttactCGAATTGCTGCATCGTTAAGAAATGTGacgaattcaatttaatttaatgtaaGGTACAAAAATAATTTTAGACTAAGTAATTTATATATCATAATTTCATTGCAGAATGCTGCGTCACAGAACTTGAGCTGCAGTCCCTGAAAGATAAGACGCATAGGCAATTAAGACTTCGGGAGTTGTTACTGGAAAACTCCAGTCAATCGACGTTGGTTGTAATGTTAGTatcattttcaataaaaatagcaaCTTTTAGACGTTTATATTTAACGCATTCGCTACCAGTGAAGTGTCATAGCTTGGGCAAGAATACTCGTATTGATAttgttaaacaattatttgaacagaAATTAACAAGTTATATTATATCAGTCGAAAGCGACTGTCTTTCAATATCAAATTAGTGTCGGTTGGATGTTGTATAATTTTTCTTAACTAAATGATTTAATTAcctattatttacttatttaattttttcacATTAATTGTTTATGCAAaacggagaaattattgtagaaCGTTCAACAAAATTGATCTGATTGATATTTCGAAATTTCTTCTATAACGCACTACAGAAAATgcaaaaatttaaattataacttTTCTTAAAACACGAAGTTCAGATATTCAGATATTCAAAATTGGGTTGAATGGCTGAATTCCTTATTGAAAAACACGAAACTTTGCAATTTAAACCATCTCACTTCGAAATCTTCCCTTACGTCCATGGTAGCGAATAATCGTTAAATTCAtgtttgtattaataaataatgatgCTTTTGATAATAGGTCATTGCCAATGCCACGGAAAGGTGCAGTTTCTGCTCCACTCTATATGGCGTGGTTGGAAGCATTAACCAAAGATATGCCACCAACGCTATTAATACGTGGAAA
The window above is part of the Megalopta genalis isolate 19385.01 chromosome 2, iyMegGena1_principal, whole genome shotgun sequence genome. Proteins encoded here:
- the NKCC gene encoding sodium potassium chloride cotransporter gives rise to the protein MDDEVIGNNQNNKRSPMTLNVSGLWDVVPRLDHYRLSRRAKRPSLSTLHEGNLIKDSNIEAGQVGTTQQGHTGIKLGWIQGVLIPCLLNIWGVMLFLRLSWVVAQAGILQSVIIIGISAAVCVITTLSLSAISTNGEVKGGGIYFIISRTLGAEFGASVGIVFAFANAVSASMNTIGFCDSLNDLLKENGLKILDNGVNDVRIVGVLALIVMIMICAVGMEWESKAQNFLIAIIVAAIFDFLIGTIMGPSRIEHKAHGFLGFSTDVFMSNMGPDYRYSENSNQTFFSVFAIFFPSVTGIQAGANISGDLKDPASSIPIGTLLALLISMLSYLTFVLFAGGAAARDASGLVYGNNTIGNCTPQVDCFYGLHNSYSVMQLMSVWGPFIYAGCFAATLSTALTNLLSVPRLIQALGQDRIYPGLIYFSKGYGKHGEPYRGYVLTFFVAALFLLIANLNAVAPLISNFYLASYALINFCTFHAALVRPIGWRPTFRYYNTWLSLFGFITCVSIMFLIDWVTSLVTFVIIFALYLIVVYRKPDVNWGSSTQAQTYKTALTIVYRLNSIDEHVKNYAPQILALSGPPGARPALLHLANLITKNHSLLICGEVYPTNLAYRLRSVRMRNGYAWLHRHRIKSFYHMVEELSFERGASALMQVTGVGKLAPNVVLMGYKTHWATCNHKELQEYFNVLHNAFDQKLAVAMLRIAEGLDCSEVVTANGDEEHGALAQSSYDLTGSTLMHVDSNLSMSTEIPRVQSVPTMGTQFVPVDGPQMIRDSPTHGSARDHLKHKRKHAIDKLIEKRHAMVTVPEHLAIFQKKHKNGTIDVWWLYDDGGLTILLPYIISTRSNWEHCKMRIFALANHKQDIGAQEKEMAEIMAKFRIRYTSLKMVDDISVQPKQETQDFFDKLISDFRKNDPADTECCVTELELQSLKDKTHRQLRLRELLLENSSQSTLVVMSLPMPRKGAVSAPLYMAWLEALTKDMPPTLLIRGNHTSVLTFYS